From Ktedonobacteraceae bacterium:
AGATAGCCATCAGCACGCCCAGTACTCCGGTGGTAATGGCTGCCTGGTAATGGCCTACCAGGCAGCCGCTCGCTCCCTTTCATGCTGCTCTGCGTTCATAGATCTCCCCCCCTTGCACTTGATTTTCTTGATATTACAGTGGGTATACCGTTTCGTACATAGCTCTTGTACTTTTATCTCAGCACTCTGTATATCTCCTCGTTTGCCAGTTGCCCTCTAGGATATACTATCTTTACCGTTCAATAGCAGGGCAAAAAGAATAGCATCATATCGTTCGCAAAGAAAAGAAAATTGTTCCCGAAGATTGGAGAGCACGATGAGAAAAGTCTTTTTATTCATGATGGTCACGCTTGATGGTTTCTATGAGGGGCCGGATCACTCAATCGATTGGCATAATGTGGATGAGGAGTTCAACGATTTCGCTATCAACCAGCTTAACGATATCGGTATGCTGGTGTTTGGCCGCGCGACGTATGAACTCATGGCAAGTTTCTGGCCCACCGATTTCGCGAGAGAGGACGATCCAATCGTTGCCGAAAAGATGAATACGATCCCCAAAATTGTGGTTTCCAGGACGCTTGAGAAGGCCGACTGGCAGAATACGCGCCTGGTGAAAGAGCATGTCGCCGAGGAAATTTCGGAATTGAAGCAGCAACCCGGCAAAGACATCGCTGTCTTCGGTAGTTCCGACCTCGCGGTGAGCCTGCTAGAAATGGGCTTGCTCGATGAACTGCGTATTATGGTGAATCCCGTCGTCCTGGGTAGTGGCAAATCCTTATTCAAGGGCCTGCATGAGGGATTGAAGCTGAAGCTGCTCAAGACACAGCAATTCCAGTCAGGAAACGTTCTTCTTTACTACGAGCCGATAGTGTAGGCCGGGTTCTGACTTTCAGGATCAACGAAATGAAAAGAGGATGTATGCGAAAAATCATCACGACAACGTGGGTCACGCTTGATGGCTTTATAGCAGGGCCAAACGGCGAAATGGATTGGGTGAGGGTTGAAGAAGAGATGGGAAAATATGAGGACGACCTGATAAGCTCGGCGGACACGCTGCTCCTGGGACGCGTGACGTATCAAAGTTTTGCCGGGGCGTGGCCGTATGTGCCTGATAATCCTTCGGCCTCTGAGGGTGAGAAGATATACGCCCGCAAATTGAACGCCATGCGCAAAGTTGTGTTTTCGCGCTCGCTGGAAAAGGCGGAGTGGAACAATTCGACCCTGTTTAGGGAAATAAACCCGCAAGAGGTCGCGCAACTGAAAGAGGCACCTGGCAAGAATATCGTGATCTACGGCAGCGCCAGCATTGTGCAGGCCCTTACCAATCACGGCCTGATCGATGAATACCAGGTTCTGGTTCATCCCGTTGTCCTGGGCGGCGGCAAACCCTTGTTTAAGAACATTCAGGATAGGGTCGGGCTGAAGCTTGTAGAGACAAAGGCATTTCCTTCGGGTGTTGTTGGACTGTACTACCGACCGGACAGACAATAGCTGATCTGCTGTTTCCGCTCATCACAATATTCCTCGTCGCGGCACCTGTTCATTTGACCCATCACATCGTCAAAATGTGGCGATGTGATGGATGTTCCGCCGTTACTTGCGAGCTGATCGTCTCT
This genomic window contains:
- a CDS encoding dihydrofolate reductase family protein, translating into MRKVFLFMMVTLDGFYEGPDHSIDWHNVDEEFNDFAINQLNDIGMLVFGRATYELMASFWPTDFAREDDPIVAEKMNTIPKIVVSRTLEKADWQNTRLVKEHVAEEISELKQQPGKDIAVFGSSDLAVSLLEMGLLDELRIMVNPVVLGSGKSLFKGLHEGLKLKLLKTQQFQSGNVLLYYEPIV
- a CDS encoding dihydrofolate reductase family protein, whose amino-acid sequence is MRKIITTTWVTLDGFIAGPNGEMDWVRVEEEMGKYEDDLISSADTLLLGRVTYQSFAGAWPYVPDNPSASEGEKIYARKLNAMRKVVFSRSLEKAEWNNSTLFREINPQEVAQLKEAPGKNIVIYGSASIVQALTNHGLIDEYQVLVHPVVLGGGKPLFKNIQDRVGLKLVETKAFPSGVVGLYYRPDRQ